A genomic window from Clostridium aceticum includes:
- the rplR gene encoding 50S ribosomal protein L18 — MIKKVSKNLTRMKRHQRVRNKVSGTAKRPRLNVYRSLNNIYAQVINDENGQTLAAASTMDKEIKQQAEATGNQNAAKLVGQLVAKRALEKGITTVTFDRGGYIYHGRVKAMAEGAREAGLNF, encoded by the coding sequence GTGATCAAGAAGGTAAGTAAGAACCTTACAAGAATGAAAAGACATCAGAGAGTTCGTAATAAAGTCTCTGGTACAGCTAAGCGTCCAAGATTAAATGTATATAGAAGTTTAAATAACATTTATGCTCAAGTCATCAATGACGAAAATGGTCAAACCTTAGCAGCAGCTTCAACTATGGATAAAGAAATCAAACAGCAAGCTGAAGCTACAGGCAACCAGAATGCTGCGAAATTAGTAGGACAGTTAGTAGCTAAAAGAGCTTTAGAAAAAGGTATTACAACTGTGACTTTTGATCGTGGTGGATATATTTATCATGGAAGAGTAAAAGCGATGGCAGAAGGTGCAAGAGAAGCCGGACTTAACTTTTAA
- the rplX gene encoding 50S ribosomal protein L24, whose amino-acid sequence MRMKKGDTVVVIAGKDKSKVGKVLQVLPKVNRVIVEGVNMVTKHQKPNPRTQQGGIIRHEAPIHASNVMFFEKKANQGVRVGYKLLQNGEKVRVSKKTGEVLD is encoded by the coding sequence ATGCGTATGAAAAAAGGTGACACAGTAGTAGTTATAGCTGGAAAAGATAAATCTAAAGTAGGTAAAGTACTACAAGTATTACCGAAAGTAAATAGAGTGATTGTTGAAGGCGTAAATATGGTGACAAAACACCAAAAACCAAACCCAAGAACACAGCAGGGAGGTATTATACGCCATGAAGCTCCTATCCATGCATCTAATGTAATGTTCTTTGAGAAAAAAGCTAACCAAGGTGTTAGAGTTGGATATAAGCTTTTACAAAACGGTGAAAAAGTAAGGGTAAGCAAAAAGACTGGCGAAGTATTAGACTAA
- the rplP gene encoding 50S ribosomal protein L16, protein MLMPKRVKRRRVHRGKMTGEATRGNKVSYGEFGIMALEPAWITSNQIEAARIAMTRSIKRGGKVWIKIFPHKPVTKKPAETRMGAGKGSPEFWVAVVKPGRVMFELAGVSEEKAREALRLAMHKLPIKCKFVTRQELEVKGGEADES, encoded by the coding sequence ATGTTAATGCCTAAAAGAGTAAAACGCCGTAGAGTGCATAGGGGTAAAATGACAGGTGAAGCCACAAGAGGAAACAAAGTTTCCTACGGAGAATTTGGAATTATGGCTTTAGAACCAGCATGGATTACCTCTAATCAAATAGAAGCTGCTCGTATTGCTATGACAAGATCTATTAAAAGAGGGGGTAAAGTTTGGATTAAAATTTTCCCTCACAAGCCTGTAACAAAAAAACCTGCTGAAACTCGTATGGGTGCTGGTAAAGGTTCACCAGAGTTTTGGGTAGCAGTTGTTAAGCCAGGTAGAGTAATGTTTGAATTAGCTGGAGTATCTGAAGAAAAAGCAAGAGAAGCGCTTAGACTTGCTATGCATAAATTACCAATCAAGTGTAAGTTTGTAACACGCCAAGAATTAGAAGTAAAGGGTGGTGAAGCTGATGAAAGCTAA
- the rplF gene encoding 50S ribosomal protein L6, giving the protein MSRIGVKPIELSNEVEVKVDENNVVTVKGPKGMLTEQIHKDITIKQEENTIVVERPTNNKKHRSLHGLSRSLVANMVDGVVKGYEKKLQLVGVGYRANKQGDKLVLSLGFSHPVEMVDPEGVTTEVPSQTEILVKGINKQAVGNYAAKIRELRKPEPYKGKGIKYSDEVIRRKEGKTGK; this is encoded by the coding sequence ATGTCAAGAATAGGTGTTAAGCCAATAGAGCTATCGAATGAAGTTGAAGTGAAAGTTGATGAGAATAATGTTGTTACTGTTAAAGGCCCGAAGGGGATGCTGACAGAACAAATTCATAAAGATATTACTATAAAGCAAGAAGAAAACACGATTGTTGTTGAAAGACCAACTAACAACAAAAAACATAGATCTTTACATGGTTTATCAAGATCGCTAGTGGCTAATATGGTTGATGGTGTAGTGAAGGGATATGAGAAAAAGTTACAATTGGTTGGTGTTGGTTACAGAGCAAATAAGCAAGGTGACAAACTAGTGCTTAGCTTAGGTTTTTCTCACCCAGTAGAAATGGTGGATCCAGAGGGTGTTACAACAGAAGTACCTTCTCAAACTGAAATTCTTGTTAAAGGAATTAACAAGCAGGCTGTTGGAAACTATGCAGCTAAAATCCGTGAATTAAGAAAACCTGAGCCATACAAAGGTAAAGGAATTAAATATTCGGATGAAGTGATCAGACGTAAAGAAGGTAAGACTGGTAAGTAA
- the rpsJ gene encoding 30S ribosomal protein S10 translates to MATAKVKQKIRIRLKAYDHKVLDQSAEKIVETAKRSGAEVSGPVPLPTEKQIITILRAVHKYKDSREQFEMRTHKRLIDILSPTPKTVDALMRLDLPAGVDIEIKL, encoded by the coding sequence ATGGCAACAGCAAAAGTTAAACAAAAAATTAGAATTAGATTAAAGGCGTATGATCATAAGGTGTTAGATCAATCGGCTGAAAAAATCGTTGAAACTGCAAAAAGAAGTGGTGCTGAGGTTTCTGGTCCGGTTCCATTGCCGACAGAAAAGCAAATCATTACGATATTAAGAGCAGTTCACAAATATAAGGATTCAAGAGAGCAGTTTGAAATGAGAACACACAAAAGATTAATCGATATCTTAAGCCCAACACCAAAAACTGTTGATGCTTTAATGAGATTAGATTTACCAGCTGGTGTGGATATTGAAATTAAATTATAA
- the rplE gene encoding 50S ribosomal protein L5, producing MARLREKYKNEIAAAMMEKFGYSNVMEIPKLEKVVINMGIGDAKDNAKSLEVAVKELATIAGQKPVITKAKKSVSNFKVREGMSIGAKVTLRGEKMYEFVDRLVNVALPRVRDFRGVSAKAFDGRGNYALGIKEQLIFPEIEYDQVEKVRGMDIIFVTTAKTDEESRELLKLMGMPFVK from the coding sequence ATGGCTAGATTAAGAGAAAAATATAAAAATGAAATTGCAGCAGCGATGATGGAAAAATTTGGTTATAGCAATGTGATGGAAATTCCAAAACTTGAAAAAGTTGTTATTAATATGGGAATTGGTGACGCTAAGGACAATGCTAAAAGTCTTGAAGTTGCGGTGAAGGAATTGGCTACAATAGCTGGACAAAAGCCTGTTATTACTAAAGCTAAAAAATCAGTTTCTAACTTTAAAGTGCGTGAAGGTATGTCAATAGGTGCTAAGGTTACCTTAAGAGGCGAAAAGATGTATGAATTTGTAGATAGATTAGTAAATGTTGCACTACCAAGGGTAAGAGACTTTAGAGGGGTAAGTGCTAAAGCCTTCGACGGTAGAGGAAACTATGCACTAGGAATCAAAGAGCAATTGATTTTCCCAGAGATTGAGTACGATCAAGTGGAAAAAGTTCGCGGAATGGATATTATCTTTGTCACCACTGCTAAAACAGATGAAGAGAGTCGTGAGTTGTTAAAGTTAATGGGAATGCCTTTCGTAAAATAA
- the rplB gene encoding 50S ribosomal protein L2: MGVKKFNPTSPARRQMTVSTFEELTRVEPEKSLLETISKTGGRNAQGKITVRHRGGGMKRKYRIIDFKRNKDGIPANVASIEYDPNRTANIALLNYADGEKRYIIAPNHLKAGDVVQSGPDVDIKIGNALPLRNIPVGTVVHNIEMKPGKGGQIARAAGNSAQLMAKEGKYALLRLPSGEIRQIAIDCKATVGEVGNLEHENITIGKAGRKRHMGIRPTVRGSAMNPNDHPHGGGEGRSPIGRPSPVTPWGKPALGYKTRDKKKASNKFIVSRRKK, encoded by the coding sequence ATGGGTGTTAAAAAGTTTAATCCTACTTCACCAGCTAGAAGACAAATGACAGTTTCTACATTTGAAGAATTAACAAGGGTAGAACCAGAAAAGTCTTTATTAGAAACTATTTCTAAAACTGGTGGTAGAAATGCTCAAGGAAAGATCACCGTACGCCATAGAGGTGGCGGTATGAAAAGAAAGTATAGAATTATTGACTTTAAAAGAAACAAAGATGGCATCCCAGCCAACGTTGCTTCAATTGAATATGATCCAAATAGAACTGCAAACATTGCACTTTTAAACTATGCTGATGGAGAAAAAAGATATATCATTGCTCCAAATCATTTAAAAGCTGGAGATGTGGTGCAATCAGGACCTGACGTAGATATCAAGATAGGGAACGCTTTGCCACTAAGAAACATTCCTGTTGGTACAGTAGTACACAACATTGAAATGAAACCTGGTAAAGGCGGACAGATCGCAAGAGCCGCTGGTAACTCAGCACAGTTAATGGCGAAGGAAGGCAAATATGCATTACTAAGATTACCGTCAGGTGAAATTAGACAAATTGCTATCGACTGTAAAGCTACTGTTGGTGAAGTAGGAAATTTAGAGCATGAAAATATCACTATCGGTAAAGCTGGTAGAAAAAGACATATGGGTATTAGACCTACAGTAAGAGGTTCTGCAATGAATCCTAACGATCATCCACACGGTGGAGGGGAAGGTAGATCTCCTATCGGTAGACCATCACCAGTTACACCATGGGGTAAACCTGCTCTTGGATACAAAACACGTGACAAGAAAAAAGCGTCAAACAAGTTTATTGTATCTAGAAGAAAGAAATAA
- the rplN gene encoding 50S ribosomal protein L14, which translates to MIQQESRLTVADNSGAKELLCIRVLGGTKRRYARIGDVIICAVKSATPGGVVKKGQVVRAVVVRTKAPVRRKDGFYIRFDENAAVVIKEDKQPMGTRIFGPVARELRDKEFMKIVSLAPEVL; encoded by the coding sequence ATGATCCAACAGGAATCACGGCTTACTGTTGCAGATAACTCAGGTGCGAAAGAATTACTTTGTATCCGCGTACTAGGTGGAACAAAAAGAAGATATGCAAGAATAGGTGATGTTATCATCTGTGCTGTTAAGAGTGCAACACCAGGAGGAGTTGTAAAGAAAGGTCAAGTTGTAAGAGCGGTTGTAGTTAGAACAAAGGCTCCTGTGAGACGTAAAGATGGTTTCTATATTCGATTTGACGAAAATGCTGCTGTGGTTATTAAAGAAGACAAACAACCAATGGGTACACGTATTTTTGGACCGGTAGCAAGAGAGTTAAGAGATAAAGAATTTATGAAGATCGTTTCCCTAGCTCCAGAAGTATTATAA
- the rpsE gene encoding 30S ribosomal protein S5, translated as MLRKRIDASQLDLKEQVVDIRRVTKVVKGGRNFRFAALVVVGDENGHVGVGSGKAMEIPDAIRKGIQDAKKNLIKVPIVKTTVPHKIIGHFGAGNVLIMPASEGTGIIAGGPVRAVLELAGVKDVRAKSLGSNNSRNMVNATMDGLRNLKRAEDVARLRGKSIEELLG; from the coding sequence ATGCTACGCAAGCGTATAGATGCTAGTCAACTTGATTTAAAAGAACAAGTTGTTGACATAAGACGTGTTACTAAGGTTGTAAAGGGCGGTAGAAACTTCAGATTTGCTGCTTTAGTAGTAGTTGGAGATGAAAACGGACATGTGGGAGTAGGATCTGGAAAAGCTATGGAAATCCCAGATGCTATTAGAAAAGGAATCCAAGATGCAAAGAAAAATCTAATCAAGGTACCAATTGTTAAGACCACAGTTCCTCACAAAATCATTGGACACTTCGGTGCTGGCAATGTATTAATTATGCCTGCTTCAGAGGGTACTGGTATCATTGCTGGGGGACCAGTTCGTGCGGTACTAGAGTTAGCAGGAGTGAAGGATGTAAGAGCAAAGTCTTTAGGTTCAAACAACTCAAGAAATATGGTAAATGCTACAATGGATGGCTTAAGAAATTTAAAAAGAGCAGAGGATGTAGCTAGACTAAGAGGCAAATCCATAGAAGAACTCTTAGGTTAG
- the rpmD gene encoding 50S ribosomal protein L30, translating to MANVNIKLIKSVIGSLPKQRKTVEALGLSKVGQVVEKPDNAQIRGMIERVKHLVEVVEA from the coding sequence ATGGCAAATGTAAATATCAAACTGATAAAAAGCGTTATTGGTTCACTACCAAAACAAAGAAAAACAGTTGAAGCATTGGGATTATCTAAGGTTGGTCAAGTAGTAGAAAAGCCTGATAATGCTCAAATTAGAGGCATGATTGAAAGAGTAAAACACTTAGTAGAAGTTGTAGAAGCATAA
- the rpsS gene encoding 30S ribosomal protein S19, producing MGRSLKKGPFVHAGLLKKIEEMNEKDEKKVIKTWSRASTIFPQMLGHTIAVHDGRKHIPVYVTEDMVGHKLGEFALTRTYRGHDDNDKTTKRK from the coding sequence ATGGGTAGATCACTTAAAAAAGGACCTTTTGTTCATGCTGGTTTATTAAAAAAGATCGAAGAAATGAACGAAAAGGATGAAAAGAAAGTTATCAAAACATGGTCAAGAGCATCTACTATTTTTCCACAAATGCTCGGACATACGATTGCTGTACATGATGGTAGAAAACACATTCCTGTATACGTTACTGAGGATATGGTAGGGCATAAATTAGGAGAGTTTGCTTTAACTAGAACCTATAGAGGACATGATGATAACGATAAAACAACAAAAAGAAAATAA
- the rplD gene encoding 50S ribosomal protein L4 → MPKVAVYNVSGEQVSEIELNENVFGVEVNRHVLYEVVKNQLANKRQGTQSAKTRAEVRGGGRKPWRQKGTGRARHGSIRSPLWVGGGTIFAPKPRDYSYTLPKKVRRLAMKSALSSKVNSNELIVLDELSLQLPKTKEMLNILKNLKVDKKALIVTGDKNDAVIKSARNIPGVDTTSVNTLNVYDILKYDKFIITKDAVQKVEEVYA, encoded by the coding sequence ATGCCTAAAGTAGCTGTATACAATGTGTCTGGAGAACAAGTAAGTGAAATAGAATTAAATGAGAACGTGTTTGGCGTAGAAGTAAATCGACATGTACTTTATGAAGTTGTAAAGAATCAGTTAGCGAATAAAAGACAAGGAACACAGTCTGCTAAAACCAGAGCAGAAGTAAGAGGTGGCGGTAGAAAGCCTTGGAGACAAAAAGGAACAGGTCGCGCACGTCACGGAAGTATTCGTTCGCCGCTATGGGTTGGTGGTGGAACCATCTTTGCACCAAAACCAAGAGATTATAGCTATACATTACCAAAGAAGGTAAGAAGACTTGCTATGAAATCAGCCCTAAGTTCAAAAGTGAATAGCAATGAACTAATTGTACTAGATGAGTTATCTTTACAATTACCAAAAACAAAAGAAATGCTGAATATCCTTAAAAACCTAAAGGTTGATAAAAAGGCATTAATTGTAACAGGAGATAAAAATGACGCTGTGATTAAATCAGCTAGAAATATCCCTGGTGTTGATACGACTTCTGTAAATACATTAAATGTATATGATATCTTAAAATATGATAAATTTATCATTACCAAAGATGCGGTTCAAAAAGTGGAGGAGGTGTACGCATAA
- the rpsC gene encoding 30S ribosomal protein S3 — MGQKVSPHGLRVGIIKDWDAKWYANKKDYSDLLVEDHKIRKYVKEKLFVSGISKIEIERAANNRVKINVHTAKPGMVIGKGGQGVEELKKQLEKMTNKNVAVNVVEVKRPETDAQLVAENIAFSLERRVSFRRAMKQAMQRAMRSGAKGIKVLTSGRLGGAEMARSEGYNEGNVPLHTLRADIDYGFAEAMTTYGKLGVKVWIYKGEILPTKRTVVVEESAKNTENK; from the coding sequence ATGGGTCAAAAGGTGAGTCCACACGGATTGAGGGTAGGTATCATTAAAGACTGGGATGCCAAATGGTATGCCAATAAAAAAGATTATTCAGACCTACTCGTCGAAGACCATAAAATCCGAAAATACGTAAAAGAAAAGCTTTTTGTTTCGGGAATTTCTAAAATAGAAATTGAAAGAGCCGCTAACAATCGCGTTAAGATAAATGTTCACACAGCAAAACCAGGAATGGTTATTGGTAAAGGTGGGCAAGGTGTTGAAGAACTTAAAAAGCAGTTAGAAAAAATGACAAACAAAAACGTAGCAGTAAACGTAGTAGAAGTAAAAAGACCAGAAACAGATGCTCAATTAGTAGCTGAAAACATTGCATTTTCATTAGAAAGAAGGGTATCCTTCAGAAGAGCAATGAAGCAAGCTATGCAAAGAGCAATGCGTTCAGGTGCTAAAGGAATCAAAGTATTAACTTCAGGTAGACTTGGTGGGGCAGAAATGGCTCGTTCAGAAGGATACAATGAGGGAAATGTTCCATTACACACATTAAGAGCGGATATTGATTATGGTTTTGCTGAAGCTATGACCACTTATGGAAAACTAGGTGTAAAGGTATGGATATATAAAGGTGAAATATTGCCTACGAAAAGAACTGTAGTTGTAGAAGAAAGTGCTAAAAATACAGAAAACAAGTAA
- the rplC gene encoding 50S ribosomal protein L3, whose protein sequence is MMKGIIGRKIGMTQVFDQSGLVVPVTVIQVDPNVVAQVKTTETDGYNAVQIGYGEIKEKNVGKPLKGHFEKAGVTIRRRLKEFRLENPTEFTVGQEIKVDTFQAGQKVDITGISKGKGFQGVIKRHGQSRGPESHGSRYHRRPGSMGASSFPSRVFKGKKLPGHMGAVQVTVQNLEVVKVDVERNALLVKGAVPGPKKGLLIIKETIKQGK, encoded by the coding sequence GTGATGAAAGGTATTATCGGAAGAAAAATTGGGATGACTCAAGTTTTCGATCAAAGCGGTTTAGTAGTGCCTGTAACAGTAATTCAGGTAGATCCTAACGTTGTAGCTCAAGTGAAAACAACAGAGACGGATGGATACAATGCTGTTCAAATAGGCTACGGAGAAATCAAGGAAAAAAATGTTGGCAAGCCATTGAAAGGACACTTTGAAAAGGCTGGCGTAACGATTAGAAGAAGGTTGAAGGAATTTAGATTAGAAAATCCAACTGAATTTACAGTAGGACAAGAAATCAAAGTGGATACCTTCCAAGCAGGACAAAAAGTAGATATTACAGGTATTTCTAAAGGTAAGGGTTTCCAAGGTGTTATTAAAAGACATGGTCAAAGTAGAGGACCAGAATCCCACGGTTCTAGATACCATAGAAGACCTGGATCAATGGGAGCATCTTCATTCCCATCTAGAGTATTTAAAGGTAAAAAATTACCTGGGCATATGGGTGCGGTACAAGTAACTGTGCAAAACCTAGAAGTAGTAAAAGTAGACGTGGAAAGAAATGCACTTTTAGTAAAAGGTGCTGTGCCAGGACCTAAAAAAGGATTATTAATCATCAAAGAAACAATAAAACAAGGAAAATAA
- the rplO gene encoding 50S ribosomal protein L15, with amino-acid sequence MKLHELRPAEGAVKKTKRKGRGTGSGLGKTAGRGSNGQNSRSGGGVRIGFEGGQMPLIRRLPKRGFTNIFKKQFSVVNIEDLNRFENGTEITAAVLKEAGVIKKIEKDGLKILGNGNIEKNLTVKAAKFTQSAVEKIEAAGGKVEVI; translated from the coding sequence ATGAAGTTACATGAGCTTAGACCTGCTGAAGGTGCTGTAAAAAAGACGAAAAGAAAAGGTAGAGGTACTGGTAGCGGACTTGGTAAAACTGCTGGAAGAGGTAGTAATGGCCAAAATTCTCGTAGCGGTGGCGGCGTTAGAATTGGTTTCGAGGGAGGACAGATGCCTCTTATAAGACGTCTTCCAAAACGTGGATTTACTAACATTTTCAAAAAACAGTTTAGTGTTGTAAATATTGAAGATCTAAATAGATTTGAAAATGGAACAGAAATTACAGCTGCAGTTCTTAAAGAAGCAGGCGTTATTAAAAAAATCGAGAAAGACGGCTTAAAGATTTTAGGTAATGGTAATATAGAAAAGAATTTAACAGTGAAGGCTGCAAAGTTTACGCAATCAGCTGTTGAAAAAATTGAAGCTGCTGGTGGAAAAGTAGAGGTGATATAG
- a CDS encoding type Z 30S ribosomal protein S14 translates to MAKTSLKVKQQRKQKYQTREYTRCKICGRPHAYLRKFGICRICFRELAYKGQIPGVKKASW, encoded by the coding sequence GTGGCAAAAACATCTCTAAAAGTAAAGCAACAAAGAAAACAAAAATATCAAACAAGAGAGTATACTAGATGTAAAATTTGTGGAAGACCACATGCTTATTTAAGAAAATTTGGTATATGTCGTATATGCTTTAGAGAACTAGCCTACAAGGGGCAAATACCAGGTGTGAAAAAAGCTAGCTGGTAA
- the rplV gene encoding 50S ribosomal protein L22, with translation MEAKAIAKFVRIAPRKAQQVVDLVRGKKVDEALAILKYTPKAAAPIVEKVVKSALANAENNYSMDRDSLYVAEIYADQGPTMKRFRPRAMGRATTIRKRTSHIGVVLKEK, from the coding sequence ATGGAAGCAAAAGCAATTGCAAAATTTGTCAGGATCGCTCCTAGAAAAGCTCAACAAGTTGTTGATTTAGTTAGAGGAAAAAAAGTTGATGAAGCTTTAGCGATATTAAAGTATACACCTAAAGCGGCTGCACCAATCGTAGAAAAAGTTGTTAAGTCGGCTTTAGCTAATGCGGAAAATAACTATAGTATGGATAGAGATAGTCTATATGTGGCAGAGATTTATGCGGACCAAGGACCTACAATGAAACGTTTTAGACCAAGAGCTATGGGTCGTGCCACTACAATTAGAAAAAGAACAAGTCATATCGGTGTTGTGCTAAAAGAAAAATAG
- the rpmC gene encoding 50S ribosomal protein L29, whose translation MKANMLIDMTDVELQQKLADSKSELFNLRFQLATGQLENPLRIRNVRKDIARIKTIIRQREINNVNS comes from the coding sequence ATGAAAGCTAATATGTTAATAGATATGACTGATGTTGAATTGCAACAAAAATTAGCTGATTCAAAAAGTGAATTATTCAACTTGCGTTTCCAATTAGCGACCGGCCAGCTTGAAAACCCTTTGAGAATCAGAAACGTTCGCAAAGATATCGCTAGAATTAAAACAATCATTAGACAGCGTGAAATAAATAACGTAAATTCCTAA
- the rpsH gene encoding 30S ribosomal protein S8: MTMTDPIADMLTRVRNASAVKHETVDIPASNVKKEIANILLEEGFVKGFDVIEDGKQGIIRMQLKYGKNKEKVITGIKRISKPGLRVYAKKDEIPRVLGGLGIAIISTSKGIITDKIARKEGVGGEVVAYIW, translated from the coding sequence ATGACAATGACAGATCCAATTGCAGATATGCTTACACGGGTTAGGAACGCCAGTGCGGTGAAACATGAAACAGTAGATATTCCTGCGTCTAATGTAAAAAAGGAAATTGCAAACATTCTTCTTGAAGAAGGTTTTGTAAAAGGATTCGATGTAATTGAAGACGGAAAACAAGGTATCATTAGAATGCAGTTAAAATACGGAAAAAACAAAGAAAAAGTTATCACAGGTATAAAGCGTATTTCAAAGCCAGGGTTAAGAGTTTATGCTAAAAAAGATGAAATTCCAAGGGTATTAGGTGGGCTAGGAATAGCGATTATTTCTACATCTAAAGGAATTATTACGGATAAAATTGCTAGAAAAGAAGGCGTTGGCGGAGAGGTTGTCGCTTACATCTGGTAA
- the rpsQ gene encoding 30S ribosomal protein S17, which yields MQGGREAKLVERGRRKIRTGRVVSDKMDKTIVVLVEDFVRHPLYGKAVKRTTKYKAHDEMNECGIGDKVRIMETRPLSKDKRWRLVRVIEQAK from the coding sequence ATGCAAGGTGGAAGGGAGGCCAAACTCGTGGAAAGAGGAAGAAGAAAGATTAGAACAGGTCGTGTAGTAAGTGATAAAATGGACAAAACGATCGTAGTATTAGTAGAAGATTTTGTTCGTCATCCTTTATACGGCAAAGCAGTTAAGAGAACGACTAAATATAAAGCCCATGATGAAATGAACGAATGTGGAATTGGTGATAAAGTAAGAATTATGGAAACAAGACCATTGTCAAAGGACAAAAGATGGAGACTTGTTAGAGTGATAGAACAAGCTAAGTAA
- the rplW gene encoding 50S ribosomal protein L23, with the protein MMTNPHDIVIRPLVTEQSMQDIADKKYAFVVDRKANKTEIRRAIEKIFSVKVEKVNTVNMKGKVKRMGRNVGRRADWKKAIITLTQDSKEIELFEGM; encoded by the coding sequence ATAATGACAAATCCACACGATATTGTTATTAGGCCATTAGTTACTGAACAAAGCATGCAAGACATCGCCGACAAAAAATATGCTTTTGTTGTAGATAGAAAAGCCAACAAAACAGAAATTAGAAGAGCCATTGAAAAAATCTTTAGTGTTAAGGTGGAGAAAGTGAACACAGTTAACATGAAGGGTAAAGTTAAAAGAATGGGTAGAAATGTTGGCAGAAGAGCGGACTGGAAAAAAGCGATCATTACTTTAACACAAGATAGCAAAGAAATCGAGTTATTTGAAGGAATGTAA